A single Denticeps clupeoides chromosome 7, fDenClu1.1, whole genome shotgun sequence DNA region contains:
- the rhbdf1a gene encoding inactive rhomboid protein 1 isoform X3: MLCAGRRGEGQGAWLSRGATAPAACRGRSRPGSNWTSPRPRRHWMSRQPSSSQSSDRVSCAASACRWRPPISPPHHATSTTPAEPASSTSPPSPRPSRADLTLCIFSLPFPSLLSSRLLSCPLPRSLHVLPVSSSRRVHFERIHTVPIKGPRATRRSSRRHHSLSRTLLRGTADWFGVSKDSDATQKWQRKSLRHCSMRYGKLKPQVIREMELPSQDNISLTSTETPPPLYVPSSQHGMQKIVDPLARGRAFRMVEEVDGYSVPQTPITPGAASLCSFTSSRSGLNRLPRRRKRESVAKMSFRAAAALVKGRSLRDSTTLRRAQRRSFTPASFIEEDVPDFPDELDTSFFARDVMMHEELSTFADEVFESPSDATLKDSDLSKQLDDTDMTGSALDKSELERSHLMLPLERGWRKTKEGPPAPPKVRLRQEVVSVSGQRRGQRIALPVKKLFAREKRPYGLGMVGKLTNRTYRKRIDSYVKRQIEDMDDHRPFFTYWITFVHLLITILAVSIYGIAPVGFSQHETVDSVLRNKGVYENVKFVQQENFWIGPSSEALIHLGAKFSPCMRQDTEVHDLIQKKRELERNSACCVRNDRSGCVQTSEEECSSTLAEWVKWPKHASTPLLDGKKRQYGSVCHQDPSTCQEPGSVAPHEWPDDITKWPICTSDKTSNHTNLPHIDCTITGRPCCIGTKGRCEITSREYCDFMKGFFHEEATLCSQVHCMDDVCGLLPFLNPEVPDQFYRLWLSLFLHAGILHCMVSVCFQMTILRDLEKLAGWLRISIIYILSGITGNLASAIFLPYRAEVGPAGSQFGILACLFVELFQSWQILAQPWRAFTKLLCVVLSLFAFGLLPWIDNFAHICGFISGFFLSFAFLPYISFGRMDMYRKRCQIIVFLAVFLALFAGLVVLFYVYHIKCEWCELLTCIPFTDKFCEKYDLNAHLH; encoded by the exons ATGTTGTGCG CTGGAAGGCGTGGGGAGGGGCAGGGAGCATGGCTGAGCCGCGGCGCGACAGCACCAGCAGCCTGCAGAGGAAGAAGCCGCCCTGGCTCAAACTGGACATCCCCAAGGCCCAGGCGTCACTGGATGAGCCGCCAACCTTCGTCCAG CCAATCAAGCGACAGGGTTTCCTGCGCAGCATCAGCATGCCGGTGGAGACCACCCATCTCCCCTCCCCACCACGCGACCTCTACGACCCCCGCAGAGCCGGCCTCCAGCACCAGTCCTCCATCACCCAGACCATCAAGAG CTGATCTCACCCTCTGcatcttttctctcccttttccttctctcctttcttcccgtctcctctcctgtcctctcccGCGGTCCCTCCACGTGCTGCCGGTCTCCAGCAGCAGGAGGGTGCACTTTGAACGGATTCACACCGTGCCCATTAAAGGGCCCCGCGCCACACGCCGCAGCAGCCGGAGGCACCACTCCCTCTCCCGAACCCTCCTCAG GGGCACGGCCGACTGGTTTGGCGTGAGCAAGGACAGCGACGCCACACAGAAATGGCAGCGGAAGAGCCTGCGGCACTGCAGCATGCGCTACGGGAAGCTGAAGCCACAGGTGATCCGTGAGATGGAGCTGCCCAGTCAGGACAACATATCCCTGACGAGCACCGAGACCCCTCCGCCGCTCTACGTGCCCTCATCACAGCATGGCATGCAGAAG ATTGTTGACCCCTTGGCGCGGGGTCGAGCGTTCCGtatggtggaggaggtggatggCTACAGCGTTCCTCAGACTCCCATCACCCCTGGGGCGGCATCTCTGTGCTCGTTCACCAGCTCCCGCTCAGGTCTCAACCGGTTACCGCGGAGACGCAAGCGGGAGTCGGTTGCCAAGATGAGCTTCAGGGCAGCGGCTGCTCTGGTCAAG GGTCGCTCACTGAGGGACAGCACAACCCTCCGCAGGGCTCAGAGGCGGAGCTTCACCCCAGCCAGCTTCATTGAGGAGGACGTTCCTGACTTCCCTGATGAGCTGGACACGTCCTTCTTTGCTCGA GACGTAATGATGCATGAGGAGCTGTCCACGTTCGCTGATGAGGTATTTGAGTCGCCATCTGATGCCACCCTGAAGGACTCCGACTTGAGCAAGCAGCTGGACGACACAGACATGACAGGCAGCGCGCTGGACAAGAGCGAACTGGAGAGGAGTCATCTGATGCT GCCTCTGGAACGTGGATGGAGGAAGACCAAAGAGGGGCCGCCGGCGCCACCCAAGGTGCGTTTGCGGCAGGAGGTTGTGAGCGTTAGTGGCCAGCGGCGTGGTCAGCGCATCGCCCTGCCTGTGAAGAAACTCTTCGCTCGAGAAAAGCGGCCATACGGGCTGGGAATGGTGGGCAAGCTGACCAACCGCACCTACCGCAAACGCATAGACAGCTACGTGAAGAGACAGATTGAGGATATGGATGACCACAG GCCTTTCTTCACCTACTGGATCACCTTTGTCCATTTGCTCATTACTATCCTGGCCGTGTCCATTTACGGCATTGCTCCTGTGGGCTTCTCTCAGCATGAGACTGTTGATTCT gtTCTAAGAAACAAAGGGGTGTATGAAAATGTCAAGTTTGTGCAACAGGAAAACTTTTGGATTGGACCAAGTTCA GAGGCGCTGATCCATCTTGGAGCCAAATTCTCACCCTGCATGCGGCAGGACACAGAGGTTCATGACCTGATCCAGAAGAAGCGAGAGCTGGAGCGGAACTCCGCATGCTGTGTACGGAACGACCGATCCGGCTGCGTGCAGACATCTGAAGAGGAGTGTTCA AGCACTCTGGCAGAGTGGGTCAAGTGGCCCAAACATGCCAGCACGCCTCTGCTGGACGGCAAGAAGAGACAGTACGGTTCAGTCTGCCACCAGGACCCCAG CACATGCCAGGAGCCTGGCTCTGTAGCGCCACATGAGTGGCCCGACGACATCACCAAGTGGCCA ATCTGCACGAGTGACAAAACTAGCAACCACACCAATCTGCCTCACATAGACTGCACCATAACTGGACGGCCCTGCTGTATCGGTACTAAAGGGAG ATGTGAAATTACATCCAGGGAGTACTGTGACTTCATGAAGGGCTTCTTCCATGAGGAAGCAACACTCTGCTCTCAG GTGCACTGCATGGATGATGTGTGTGGCCTGCTGCCGTTCCTGAACCCTGAGGTCCCTGACCAGTTCTACCGGCTGTGGCTGTCGCTCTTCCTGCACGCTGG GATCCTGCACTGCATGGTGTCGGTATGCTTCCAGATGACCATCCTGAGGGACCTGGAGAAGCTGGCTGGGTGGCTGCGAATATCAATTATTTACATACTGAGTGGCATCACAGGAAACCTGGCCAGTGCCATCTTCCTCCCGTACAGAGCTGAG GTCGGTCCTGCCGGTTCTCAGTTCGGCATCCTCGCCTGCCTGTTTGTGGAGCTGTTCCAGAGCTGGCAGATCCTGGCGCAGCCATGGCGCGCCTTCACCAAGCTGCTCTGCGTGGTCCTCTCCCTCTTCGCCTTCGGCCTGCTGCCCTGGATCGACAACTTCGCCCACATCTGCGGCTTCATCTCCGGCTTCTTCCTGTCCTTCGCCTTCCTGCCCTACATCAGCTTCGGCCGCATGGACATGTACCGCAAGCGCTGCCAGATCATCGTCTTCCTGGCCGTGTTCTTGGCACTCTTCGCGGGCCTGGTGGTGCTCTTCTACGTGTACCACATCAAGTGTGAGTGGTGCGAGCTGCTCACCTGCATTCCCTTCACAGACAAGTTCTGCGAGAAGTATGACCTCAACGCGCACCTTCACTGA
- the rhbdf1a gene encoding inactive rhomboid protein 1 isoform X6, with protein MAEPRRDSTSSLQRKKPPWLKLDIPKAQASLDEPPTFVQPIKRQGFLRSISMPVETTHLPSPPRDLYDPRRAGLQHQSSITQTIKSSRRVHFERIHTVPIKGPRATRRSSRRHHSLSRTLLRGTADWFGVSKDSDATQKWQRKSLRHCSMRYGKLKPQVIREMELPSQDNISLTSTETPPPLYVPSSQHGMQKIVDPLARGRAFRMVEEVDGYSVPQTPITPGAASLCSFTSSRSGLNRLPRRRKRESVAKMSFRAAAALVKGRSLRDSTTLRRAQRRSFTPASFIEEDVPDFPDELDTSFFARDVMMHEELSTFADEVFESPSDATLKDSDLSKQLDDTDMTGSALDKSELERSHLMLPLERGWRKTKEGPPAPPKVRLRQEVVSVSGQRRGQRIALPVKKLFAREKRPYGLGMVGKLTNRTYRKRIDSYVKRQIEDMDDHRPFFTYWITFVHLLITILAVSIYGIAPVGFSQHETVDSVLRNKGVYENVKFVQQENFWIGPSSEALIHLGAKFSPCMRQDTEVHDLIQKKRELERNSACCVRNDRSGCVQTSEEECSSTLAEWVKWPKHASTPLLDGKKRQYGSVCHQDPSTCQEPGSVAPHEWPDDITKWPICTSDKTSNHTNLPHIDCTITGRPCCIGTKGRCEITSREYCDFMKGFFHEEATLCSQVHCMDDVCGLLPFLNPEVPDQFYRLWLSLFLHAGILHCMVSVCFQMTILRDLEKLAGWLRISIIYILSGITGNLASAIFLPYRAEVGPAGSQFGILACLFVELFQSWQILAQPWRAFTKLLCVVLSLFAFGLLPWIDNFAHICGFISGFFLSFAFLPYISFGRMDMYRKRCQIIVFLAVFLALFAGLVVLFYVYHIKCEWCELLTCIPFTDKFCEKYDLNAHLH; from the exons ATGGCTGAGCCGCGGCGCGACAGCACCAGCAGCCTGCAGAGGAAGAAGCCGCCCTGGCTCAAACTGGACATCCCCAAGGCCCAGGCGTCACTGGATGAGCCGCCAACCTTCGTCCAG CCAATCAAGCGACAGGGTTTCCTGCGCAGCATCAGCATGCCGGTGGAGACCACCCATCTCCCCTCCCCACCACGCGACCTCTACGACCCCCGCAGAGCCGGCCTCCAGCACCAGTCCTCCATCACCCAGACCATCAAGAG CAGCAGGAGGGTGCACTTTGAACGGATTCACACCGTGCCCATTAAAGGGCCCCGCGCCACACGCCGCAGCAGCCGGAGGCACCACTCCCTCTCCCGAACCCTCCTCAG GGGCACGGCCGACTGGTTTGGCGTGAGCAAGGACAGCGACGCCACACAGAAATGGCAGCGGAAGAGCCTGCGGCACTGCAGCATGCGCTACGGGAAGCTGAAGCCACAGGTGATCCGTGAGATGGAGCTGCCCAGTCAGGACAACATATCCCTGACGAGCACCGAGACCCCTCCGCCGCTCTACGTGCCCTCATCACAGCATGGCATGCAGAAG ATTGTTGACCCCTTGGCGCGGGGTCGAGCGTTCCGtatggtggaggaggtggatggCTACAGCGTTCCTCAGACTCCCATCACCCCTGGGGCGGCATCTCTGTGCTCGTTCACCAGCTCCCGCTCAGGTCTCAACCGGTTACCGCGGAGACGCAAGCGGGAGTCGGTTGCCAAGATGAGCTTCAGGGCAGCGGCTGCTCTGGTCAAG GGTCGCTCACTGAGGGACAGCACAACCCTCCGCAGGGCTCAGAGGCGGAGCTTCACCCCAGCCAGCTTCATTGAGGAGGACGTTCCTGACTTCCCTGATGAGCTGGACACGTCCTTCTTTGCTCGA GACGTAATGATGCATGAGGAGCTGTCCACGTTCGCTGATGAGGTATTTGAGTCGCCATCTGATGCCACCCTGAAGGACTCCGACTTGAGCAAGCAGCTGGACGACACAGACATGACAGGCAGCGCGCTGGACAAGAGCGAACTGGAGAGGAGTCATCTGATGCT GCCTCTGGAACGTGGATGGAGGAAGACCAAAGAGGGGCCGCCGGCGCCACCCAAGGTGCGTTTGCGGCAGGAGGTTGTGAGCGTTAGTGGCCAGCGGCGTGGTCAGCGCATCGCCCTGCCTGTGAAGAAACTCTTCGCTCGAGAAAAGCGGCCATACGGGCTGGGAATGGTGGGCAAGCTGACCAACCGCACCTACCGCAAACGCATAGACAGCTACGTGAAGAGACAGATTGAGGATATGGATGACCACAG GCCTTTCTTCACCTACTGGATCACCTTTGTCCATTTGCTCATTACTATCCTGGCCGTGTCCATTTACGGCATTGCTCCTGTGGGCTTCTCTCAGCATGAGACTGTTGATTCT gtTCTAAGAAACAAAGGGGTGTATGAAAATGTCAAGTTTGTGCAACAGGAAAACTTTTGGATTGGACCAAGTTCA GAGGCGCTGATCCATCTTGGAGCCAAATTCTCACCCTGCATGCGGCAGGACACAGAGGTTCATGACCTGATCCAGAAGAAGCGAGAGCTGGAGCGGAACTCCGCATGCTGTGTACGGAACGACCGATCCGGCTGCGTGCAGACATCTGAAGAGGAGTGTTCA AGCACTCTGGCAGAGTGGGTCAAGTGGCCCAAACATGCCAGCACGCCTCTGCTGGACGGCAAGAAGAGACAGTACGGTTCAGTCTGCCACCAGGACCCCAG CACATGCCAGGAGCCTGGCTCTGTAGCGCCACATGAGTGGCCCGACGACATCACCAAGTGGCCA ATCTGCACGAGTGACAAAACTAGCAACCACACCAATCTGCCTCACATAGACTGCACCATAACTGGACGGCCCTGCTGTATCGGTACTAAAGGGAG ATGTGAAATTACATCCAGGGAGTACTGTGACTTCATGAAGGGCTTCTTCCATGAGGAAGCAACACTCTGCTCTCAG GTGCACTGCATGGATGATGTGTGTGGCCTGCTGCCGTTCCTGAACCCTGAGGTCCCTGACCAGTTCTACCGGCTGTGGCTGTCGCTCTTCCTGCACGCTGG GATCCTGCACTGCATGGTGTCGGTATGCTTCCAGATGACCATCCTGAGGGACCTGGAGAAGCTGGCTGGGTGGCTGCGAATATCAATTATTTACATACTGAGTGGCATCACAGGAAACCTGGCCAGTGCCATCTTCCTCCCGTACAGAGCTGAG GTCGGTCCTGCCGGTTCTCAGTTCGGCATCCTCGCCTGCCTGTTTGTGGAGCTGTTCCAGAGCTGGCAGATCCTGGCGCAGCCATGGCGCGCCTTCACCAAGCTGCTCTGCGTGGTCCTCTCCCTCTTCGCCTTCGGCCTGCTGCCCTGGATCGACAACTTCGCCCACATCTGCGGCTTCATCTCCGGCTTCTTCCTGTCCTTCGCCTTCCTGCCCTACATCAGCTTCGGCCGCATGGACATGTACCGCAAGCGCTGCCAGATCATCGTCTTCCTGGCCGTGTTCTTGGCACTCTTCGCGGGCCTGGTGGTGCTCTTCTACGTGTACCACATCAAGTGTGAGTGGTGCGAGCTGCTCACCTGCATTCCCTTCACAGACAAGTTCTGCGAGAAGTATGACCTCAACGCGCACCTTCACTGA
- the rhbdf1a gene encoding inactive rhomboid protein 1 isoform X5 codes for MSRQPSSSQSSDRVSCAASACRWRPPISPPHHATSTTPAEPASSTSPPSPRPSRADLTLCIFSLPFPSLLSSRLLSCPLPRSLHVLPVSSSRRVHFERIHTVPIKGPRATRRSSRRHHSLSRTLLRGTADWFGVSKDSDATQKWQRKSLRHCSMRYGKLKPQVIREMELPSQDNISLTSTETPPPLYVPSSQHGMQKIVDPLARGRAFRMVEEVDGYSVPQTPITPGAASLCSFTSSRSGLNRLPRRRKRESVAKMSFRAAAALVKGRSLRDSTTLRRAQRRSFTPASFIEEDVPDFPDELDTSFFARDVMMHEELSTFADEVFESPSDATLKDSDLSKQLDDTDMTGSALDKSELERSHLMLPLERGWRKTKEGPPAPPKVRLRQEVVSVSGQRRGQRIALPVKKLFAREKRPYGLGMVGKLTNRTYRKRIDSYVKRQIEDMDDHRPFFTYWITFVHLLITILAVSIYGIAPVGFSQHETVDSVLRNKGVYENVKFVQQENFWIGPSSEALIHLGAKFSPCMRQDTEVHDLIQKKRELERNSACCVRNDRSGCVQTSEEECSSTLAEWVKWPKHASTPLLDGKKRQYGSVCHQDPSTCQEPGSVAPHEWPDDITKWPICTSDKTSNHTNLPHIDCTITGRPCCIGTKGRCEITSREYCDFMKGFFHEEATLCSQVHCMDDVCGLLPFLNPEVPDQFYRLWLSLFLHAGILHCMVSVCFQMTILRDLEKLAGWLRISIIYILSGITGNLASAIFLPYRAEVGPAGSQFGILACLFVELFQSWQILAQPWRAFTKLLCVVLSLFAFGLLPWIDNFAHICGFISGFFLSFAFLPYISFGRMDMYRKRCQIIVFLAVFLALFAGLVVLFYVYHIKCEWCELLTCIPFTDKFCEKYDLNAHLH; via the exons ATGAGCCGCCAACCTTCGTCCAG CCAATCAAGCGACAGGGTTTCCTGCGCAGCATCAGCATGCCGGTGGAGACCACCCATCTCCCCTCCCCACCACGCGACCTCTACGACCCCCGCAGAGCCGGCCTCCAGCACCAGTCCTCCATCACCCAGACCATCAAGAG CTGATCTCACCCTCTGcatcttttctctcccttttccttctctcctttcttcccgtctcctctcctgtcctctcccGCGGTCCCTCCACGTGCTGCCGGTCTCCAGCAGCAGGAGGGTGCACTTTGAACGGATTCACACCGTGCCCATTAAAGGGCCCCGCGCCACACGCCGCAGCAGCCGGAGGCACCACTCCCTCTCCCGAACCCTCCTCAG GGGCACGGCCGACTGGTTTGGCGTGAGCAAGGACAGCGACGCCACACAGAAATGGCAGCGGAAGAGCCTGCGGCACTGCAGCATGCGCTACGGGAAGCTGAAGCCACAGGTGATCCGTGAGATGGAGCTGCCCAGTCAGGACAACATATCCCTGACGAGCACCGAGACCCCTCCGCCGCTCTACGTGCCCTCATCACAGCATGGCATGCAGAAG ATTGTTGACCCCTTGGCGCGGGGTCGAGCGTTCCGtatggtggaggaggtggatggCTACAGCGTTCCTCAGACTCCCATCACCCCTGGGGCGGCATCTCTGTGCTCGTTCACCAGCTCCCGCTCAGGTCTCAACCGGTTACCGCGGAGACGCAAGCGGGAGTCGGTTGCCAAGATGAGCTTCAGGGCAGCGGCTGCTCTGGTCAAG GGTCGCTCACTGAGGGACAGCACAACCCTCCGCAGGGCTCAGAGGCGGAGCTTCACCCCAGCCAGCTTCATTGAGGAGGACGTTCCTGACTTCCCTGATGAGCTGGACACGTCCTTCTTTGCTCGA GACGTAATGATGCATGAGGAGCTGTCCACGTTCGCTGATGAGGTATTTGAGTCGCCATCTGATGCCACCCTGAAGGACTCCGACTTGAGCAAGCAGCTGGACGACACAGACATGACAGGCAGCGCGCTGGACAAGAGCGAACTGGAGAGGAGTCATCTGATGCT GCCTCTGGAACGTGGATGGAGGAAGACCAAAGAGGGGCCGCCGGCGCCACCCAAGGTGCGTTTGCGGCAGGAGGTTGTGAGCGTTAGTGGCCAGCGGCGTGGTCAGCGCATCGCCCTGCCTGTGAAGAAACTCTTCGCTCGAGAAAAGCGGCCATACGGGCTGGGAATGGTGGGCAAGCTGACCAACCGCACCTACCGCAAACGCATAGACAGCTACGTGAAGAGACAGATTGAGGATATGGATGACCACAG GCCTTTCTTCACCTACTGGATCACCTTTGTCCATTTGCTCATTACTATCCTGGCCGTGTCCATTTACGGCATTGCTCCTGTGGGCTTCTCTCAGCATGAGACTGTTGATTCT gtTCTAAGAAACAAAGGGGTGTATGAAAATGTCAAGTTTGTGCAACAGGAAAACTTTTGGATTGGACCAAGTTCA GAGGCGCTGATCCATCTTGGAGCCAAATTCTCACCCTGCATGCGGCAGGACACAGAGGTTCATGACCTGATCCAGAAGAAGCGAGAGCTGGAGCGGAACTCCGCATGCTGTGTACGGAACGACCGATCCGGCTGCGTGCAGACATCTGAAGAGGAGTGTTCA AGCACTCTGGCAGAGTGGGTCAAGTGGCCCAAACATGCCAGCACGCCTCTGCTGGACGGCAAGAAGAGACAGTACGGTTCAGTCTGCCACCAGGACCCCAG CACATGCCAGGAGCCTGGCTCTGTAGCGCCACATGAGTGGCCCGACGACATCACCAAGTGGCCA ATCTGCACGAGTGACAAAACTAGCAACCACACCAATCTGCCTCACATAGACTGCACCATAACTGGACGGCCCTGCTGTATCGGTACTAAAGGGAG ATGTGAAATTACATCCAGGGAGTACTGTGACTTCATGAAGGGCTTCTTCCATGAGGAAGCAACACTCTGCTCTCAG GTGCACTGCATGGATGATGTGTGTGGCCTGCTGCCGTTCCTGAACCCTGAGGTCCCTGACCAGTTCTACCGGCTGTGGCTGTCGCTCTTCCTGCACGCTGG GATCCTGCACTGCATGGTGTCGGTATGCTTCCAGATGACCATCCTGAGGGACCTGGAGAAGCTGGCTGGGTGGCTGCGAATATCAATTATTTACATACTGAGTGGCATCACAGGAAACCTGGCCAGTGCCATCTTCCTCCCGTACAGAGCTGAG GTCGGTCCTGCCGGTTCTCAGTTCGGCATCCTCGCCTGCCTGTTTGTGGAGCTGTTCCAGAGCTGGCAGATCCTGGCGCAGCCATGGCGCGCCTTCACCAAGCTGCTCTGCGTGGTCCTCTCCCTCTTCGCCTTCGGCCTGCTGCCCTGGATCGACAACTTCGCCCACATCTGCGGCTTCATCTCCGGCTTCTTCCTGTCCTTCGCCTTCCTGCCCTACATCAGCTTCGGCCGCATGGACATGTACCGCAAGCGCTGCCAGATCATCGTCTTCCTGGCCGTGTTCTTGGCACTCTTCGCGGGCCTGGTGGTGCTCTTCTACGTGTACCACATCAAGTGTGAGTGGTGCGAGCTGCTCACCTGCATTCCCTTCACAGACAAGTTCTGCGAGAAGTATGACCTCAACGCGCACCTTCACTGA